One window of the Triticum dicoccoides isolate Atlit2015 ecotype Zavitan chromosome 3B, WEW_v2.0, whole genome shotgun sequence genome contains the following:
- the LOC119276022 gene encoding uncharacterized protein LOC119276022 has product MAAPYSPSPSPSPSPSHPTAAALVLLLLLLHVALLGNCAAAANVTFRPGEELRRYRRVQALLTRLNKPSLRTIQSPDGDLIDCVPAHLQPAFDHPRLRGQRPLGPPVRPSGHHRRPNDTADAGVQLWAVSGVSCPEGSVPVRRITEADVLRASSVRRFGRVPTARLRRDTVAGGHEHAVGYVAGDEYYGGRASINVWAPKVSTPTEFSLSQIWVIGGTFGNDLNTIEAGWQVSPQLYGDNSPRFFTYWTTDAYQTTGCYNLLCSGFVQTNSRIAMGAAISPTSGYKGGQFDISLLIWKDPNHGNWWLEFGSGELVGYWPSFLFSHLASHASMVQFGGEVVDTRAEGSHTATQMGSGHFPGEGFGRSSYFRNLEVVDWDNSLIPLTTFHVTADHPNCYDIQGGVNAVWGNYFYYGGPGRNVRCT; this is encoded by the exons ATGGCTGCACCCtactctccatctccatctccatctccatctccatcacaTCCCACTGCTGCTGCCCttgtcctgctgctgctgctgcttcatgTCGCGCTTCTTGGCAACTGTGCGGCGGCGGCTAACGTGACGTTCCGGCCGGGGGAGGAGCTAAGGAGGTACAGGCGGGTCCAGGCGCTCCTCACAAGGCTCAACAAGCCGTCTCTCCGGACCATTCAG AGCCCCGACGGCGACCTCATCGACTGCGTGCCGGCGCACCTGCAGCCGGCGTTCGACCACCCCAGGCTGCGCGGCCAGAGACCACTG GGCCCGCCGGTGCGACCGAGTGGACACCACCGCCGCCCCAATGACACGGCGGACGCCGGAGTGCAGCTTTGGGCGGTGTCCGGCGTCTCGTGTCCGGAGGGGTCCGTCCCGGTGAGGAGGATTACGgaggccgacgtcctccgcgccagCTCCGTGAGGAGGTTCGGAAGGGTGCCCACGGCCAGATTACGGCGTGACACGGTCGCCGGCGGCCACGAG cACGCGGTGGGGTACGTTGCCGGCGACGAGTACTACGGCGGGCGTGCGAGCATCAACGTGTGGGCGCCCAAGGTGAGCACGCCGACGGAGTTCAGCCTGTCGCAGATCTGGGTTATCGGCGGCACCTTCGGCAACGATCTCAACACCATCGAGGCCGGATGGCAG GTGAGCCCGCAGCTGTATGGGGACAACTCGCCCAGGTTCTTCACTTACTGGACG ACGGACGCGTACCAGACGACGGGGTGCTACAACTTGCTGTGCTCAGGGTTCGTGCAGACCAACAGCCGGATCGCCATGGGGGCGGCCATTTCGCCCACCTCGGGCTACAAAGGCGGCCAGTTCGACATCAGCCTCCTGATCTGGAAAGACCCCAACCACGGCAACTGGTGGCTGGAGTTCGGGTCGGGGGAGCTGGTGGGTTACTGGCCTAGCTTCTTGTTCAGCCACCTGGCGTCGCACGCGAGCATGGTGCAGTTCGGTGGCGAGGTGGTGGACACGCGCGCCGAGGGGTCGCACACGGCCACGCAGATGGGGAGCGGGCACTTCCCCGGGGAGGGCTTCGGCCGCTCCTCCTACTTCCGCAACCTGGAGGTGGTGGACTGGGACAACAGCCTCATCCCGCTCACCACCTTCCACGTCACCGCCGACCACCCCAACTGCTACGACATCCAGGGCGGCGTCAACGCCGTCTGGGGGAACTACTTCTACTACGGAGGGCCAGGGAGGAACGTCAGGTGCACCTAG